A window of Nitrososphaerales archaeon genomic DNA:
CTCTAGCGAGCAAGCCCTATGCTACCAAAAAGGATCTGATTCAGGAGATTGAGCGCACTCTGAACGAGTTCTACAAGGCGCACCTGAGTTCCGGAAGGAGGCTCTTCAACTGGCTCAAGCGCGTGCAAGGCGTCGGCGTATCCAACGTTGGTTTGAGCATAAGCTGGGGAGGCAAGGAGCCCGCCCAACTCTCCACCCTGTTCGACGAGCTCAACGCCTGGGCCAAGCACGAGAAGACGAGGATGATCATATCCTTCGACGAAGCGCAGGAATTGAAGAAGGTAGCAGGTGTTGACATGGCAAAGCTGATCGCTCATGTCTACGACTACTGCCGCAACATTACCGTCGTCCTAACCGGTTCTGCTGTCGGCTTGCTCTACGACTTCATTGGGAGTCAGGACGCCAAAGCGCCCCTCTATGGAAGGCACATCACCGAGATACGTCTCCACCGCCTTCCCGAAGGGATGGCGAGAGACTTTCTTATGCGTGGATTCAAGCAGGCGAAGATGAAGATTGAGGAGGGGGTTATGGATGCCGCTGTGAAGAAGTTGGACGGAATAATTGGCTGGTTGACCCTCTTCGGCATCACGAGCATTAAGGCAGGCGCGATGTCAGAGAGTGCCATCGACCAGACTGTCGAAGTGGGCAAGTCGCTGGTCAGGCAGGAGTTCAGGAACTTTCTGAAGGGCAGGGAGGTTGGCACGCAACGTTACGAGGCAATCATCCGGCATCTGGCCAGAGCTCAATCTTCATCGTGGTCGACGACAAAGGGAGCCATGGAAGCCGCTGAAGGCAGGACCATCAATGACAGAAACATTACGGAGCTCCTGACCAATCTGGTCAAGGCAGGTTTCGTCGAGAAGGAAGGCGAGTCCTACAGTCTGACTGACCAGATGCTCGCTGAATCGTTCAGGCAAGGAGAATAGTAATCGCCGGTACAGATGGTATCTTGCAGCAGTACCGTTTGGGGAGTACGTCAAGGCGAGGATGTCAACCTAACCCAACAACTGTAGTCGTCTGTAGCAGTGTGAGAATGCGGACGATAATCAGCTTCGTGATTGATTGGCGATGGTTCGCCCTTCTTTCTTCTGCGTCTCCTTCTTGCCAGCCAACGCGCCGAGGCACTCCCGAAGAATCTCGCATGTTCTCTCCAGGGTACTCTTCACTTCCATGAACCTTAGCGCGTCCTTGAACGGTTCGCCCTTTGGAGCTTCAAGTCCGCCGACCACCCCCATCGCGCCGTCATACATCTTCAGGGCATGATTCACGGAGTCATTCCAGCCCTTCAAGGTCGCCTCCATCAGGTAATCCTCCGGATAGTTGCCCACCCCTGCGGGCGTGTACTTCAGCTCCGGGTCGTACTCGGGCAGCTCCATCCCTTCCTTCGACAGTCTCTCGGCCTCCCTTTCGGAACCTGCGAGCGGGCTCCACCCGGTCCCCTTCCTGTACCTTATCTCGTAGCGCCATCCTGGCCCGAAGACTTCACCAAGGAATTGATGGAGGTCGTTATCCAGCTGGACCAGGGCGTCTGACTGATGGGACAGTTCGGCGAACGACTCCCCCAGCTTCTTCCACTGGCCAGTCCTCCTCCACCGACTGACCTCCGCGTTGTACGAGCTCGTGACCCACGACAGGCCGGGGTACAGATGGATGAGGTACTTCTTCACATCGATCTGAATGGGGTCACACTTCGACGCCAGTTCGAGGACCGTCTCGAAATGCGTCTTCTTCCTTTCGCGAGAGGGCGCCTCGCGCCCCCTTTCGGTCAGCACATACCTGCCTTCGCTGTCCTTTGCAATCAGTCCCTTGTCCGACAGGTCGTTGAGCAGCTCGAGGAGCCTCTTCGGCGTGACGTCCGTCGCTCTGAGCAGGTCTGTCCAGCGCCGAGGGGACTTCGCCGCCTCGAGAATCTTGTCCCTGGCATTGCCTGCAGTAGTTCTCACGGCAGTATAGTAGGGGGGTAAACTATATAAGCGTCACGAGTTCCATAGTTTAGGGTGGGGCTAAAGTAGAGTGAACTCCAGGCAGACGGAAGATGGCGGGGGCGGTCGGGTCACTAAACCTGTCGATGATTCACCGGAAGCGGAGCAGCTCACGGCAGACCTCAAGGTCACCTCCATCCGCGAGCTGTCGGAGGTGGTAGGGAAGCTCATTGCCGTAAACAGGAACGGCGTGGCAGTCATCGAAGCCAGGCGCAGGTTCGAGATTCCGGTGGAAGGAGCGCCCAGCTCGCTCAGGAGCGCGGTGGGGAAGGTGGTGGGCGTCATGATCATCGACGGACAGGTCAGGTGGAGGCTTGTGAACGTCTCTACAAACCGAGGCCCAGGTGACAATGGACCAAATCCGTAGAGCGACGACCATTCTCGGGAAGGAGCGAAGTAACGATGGGTGTTGATCTATTCCTGTCCCCGATAACGTTCGGGGCTTTTCTGGCATACTTGGTGTGGGAAGTCACCACACAACTGACGAAGAAGAAGGCGGAGGAGATGGGCAGGAGGGTCCTTGCGATATCAGTGGGCTTCGTCTTTGCCACCTTCTCTCTGTCCACACTTTTTGCTCAGATTTCAGGTCTCGTGTCTTCGCCTTGGTTGGATGGGCCTGTCCTGTCCGTGATCTGGCTGGTTTCGATCTATCTCTATTTCAGTTGGGCGTTGGAGCTCTATGACCTGGCTGTTGCCCACTCGAATCGTGGCGAAGAAGCCGAAGCGAGCGTGGTTGACTACGCCCTGAAGCAACTCGAGACCCGTCTGGGGCCGTTAACGGGTGCTATCGCGACCGCGCAGGCGTCTGTCTCCGAACTTTCGGGCAGGGTCACCGAGTTAGGTGAGGAGACCGGCGAAATGGTCTCCATCGTAGAGAGCCAAGGCAAGGCGGTAAGGGCACAGACCCAAGTCGTAGAGAAGATTAGCAAAGATGAGGAACTCAGAGAGTCGGAGTACAAACGAACGGTGGCCGAGTACTATGATTGGTTTGAGAAGCGAGGCGAGTCGGCCAGAACAATCGCCGGGCTGATCAAGGGCACCGAGGGCATACTGGAGAAGTTCGCCATACTTTCGGAGCAAGTCGATGAGTACCTTGGTTCCCTTGCGCGAGGGCGTGAATCGCCGAAAGAACAGAGAGAGGACGCAGGTAACGGAGGCGATGGTGCTCAGGGACAGAAGGCAGCTCAGGAGGTCCCGAAGTCGCCCGCGGAGGTCGAGGCCCCCGCCCCGCAGACCGGCGGGAAGCTGACGAGGGAGGCGGGAATTGCAAACAGAGACAAGGGGAACCGCGCCCAACTCCAGTTCTCTGAGAACACGCTCCGGAATGCGGGTAAGATGCATACGTCCAGCTTGAAGGAGGGTGAACCAGACTTCATCTTCTACGGTTCTCCCGACAATGTGGTGAAGGCTGTCGGTGCCTTCAAGGCGTTGACCCTTTCTGAGGCCGGAACGAGGCAGAGATGGATACCCAGAGGGAAGCTCTTGGCGGAGCTCAAGACCGCGATAAAGTACGGCGTACCCCTAATCCTCTTCATCCTAAACCTGGCGAACGGCAGGATTTGGGCGAAGGTCATAGCGGTGGAAGAGGGGAAGAAGTTCGAGGGGATGACGACCCCGCTGATGTTGATTGGAGGTGACCCTGCCTCGGATAAGACGTGCAAGGAGACGCTGGATATGGCCCTAAAGCTCCTGTGAATGGGGGCCTTGCCATTAGCTCGCTATTGTCGCGCTAGAGCTGGAGTGCGCAGGACTGCACGGCGCCGCACCGCAGCGCACCTTTCTTATCATAGTGCCCTTGCCTTTTTCTTGAACGATTCTCTGCGACTAGCACGCTAGTCGCGTAACACAGCCAGTAAACAGCCACTCTGGTAATGGTTCTCGCTTCGGCGAAGTTCGTCCCCTAGTTTCTCCCTGCGAGTCAAGACGCCCAGGTCACCTCCAATGCCGGTTTCCGACGATGCCTCAATCTGCCTCGATGTCCATCCCCAGTTTTGATGCCTTCGACCGAGGCCGATCATTCCGCCGTTCACCACTTGAAAGCCTTTGACATTGTGGATGAAGGTTCGCGCACCTCCTGCAAGCCTTGAGCACTGACCCATCGGGTTCGATATCAACTATGTTCGCTAGGGTAACCTTCCCGGCCTGGTCCTCCGGCTTCACCACCTGCCCGCAGTACCGACACCTGTAGGTTAGCGGTCCCAGCGGGCTCGGTGAAGGAGGCTCATCTTTCTCCTGGTCTCTAGTCTCCACGGATATACACAAGCCCTTGCCTCATCGAAGCGAGGTCGCCATGAAGCTCCGCGATGCTGTGAGAGAGCCACGGTCGGTGGCGCTCTGTTGATTGAGGCGAGGGCCTCCAGCGTCACTTCGAGGCCTGAGCGAATGGAAGAAGCTGCGGATGTTCCGCCGACGTAATGACATCCTCGGACCTCCAAACATCGACCTTGAAATGGTCTCTCGAGAGATTTGCTCCGCACTTCTTGCACCTGAAGCCCAACGGCTTCAGGACGTCCGCTGGGTTCCTAATGCCAAACCCGGAGTAGAGTGTGCAACCGCACGCTGAACATGCAACCTGATATGTCAAGCCAGAATCGGCAAGGAAAATCAACCCGAACACGATATTAAGTGTTCCGAGCGAGCTCGATTGACCCGTAAGTAGGTCAGCAAGGACGGGAGACCAAGAAATCACGAATAACTGAAAACAAGGATTTCCCGCTGTCTGTCAAGCCAAGGGAGAGCGGCATGCAAGAAGTTTCTCGACGCCGAACTCGGTTTGGCTTGGGGGTCTACTATCAAGGGGAGGGTGGATGAGCATCCGCAAGGGTTCGTTCCGTGGCCGGAGGCAAGCCCACGCAGTACGTCCGCTCCTGCGCGGGCTCATGGATACTCCGAGGAAGAATTAGACGAGTTCGACGTCCTCGTGAGGCCAGTCACCGTTCTTAAGGAACCTTTGACGCCGAAGATCCCGCGAGAGCGAGGTACAGGACAGCGTGCGCCGAATGTGGTCGTGAGATTGAGGTGGGCCAGCGCATAACAATGTACAAGGACAAGTCGATACACGAGAAGTGCAAGCCGCTCGAATAGGCAACGATGGGCCCCTGTGGAATTCTTATAGGCGAATCCCGAGGGAAGACCCACGGAAATATATCAACCCGATGACCTGAGTTGACACGACTGCTCGTGTTTGTGAATATCTTCGTAGAGTCTCCATTGATGGACGAGGTGGTGCAGGCCCTTGGTAAGCTTGACGATCTCGTGGCGCTCTACGAGGTGACAGGCGAGTTCGATATCGTCACCCTCTTCTCGGCTTCAGATGTCGAGGAGTTCAGGGACGTCCTCGAGAACAAGATAATGAAGATACAAGGCGTGAAGCGCACTGTGAGTTCTATGGTGCTGAAGGTGCACAAGCTGCCAGGTAGGTAAATAGGCGCCGCCGAAGCAACCGCGAAGCACGGATGCGGAAGGGTTACCTCCAGAGCAGCCGGTCCAGTTATATTCGACGAAGGTGATACGCAGGGTATGAGCGCAGGCTCGTCACAATACGACCCCCAATTTGGCTGCGCTAAAGCTCATTAGTGGCTGTCGGGTCTCGTCACGAGCCAGGAGATAAATGAGCCGAATCTGCGTGATGACCGCCGACGGCAGGGCATACTACACCATAGTCTCGAAGCTGAGAAGCGCTGGCCTGCCGTTCCTGAGCCTCGTGCCCGGGGACAGGAGCGAAGAATGCGAGCTGGTGCTCACGACGAGGGCAGAGGCGGGGCTGTTCCACACACCCACGATGGCCTTGGAGGACTTGGATGCGAACTCCGACGTCGCCTCGGGCCAGATACTCGCCCGGCTGTCGGAGGGAGACAGGATGCTGCTGGTCGGGCTCGACCCGGGTTCAAGGATAGGGATGGCCGCCTTCCTCGGCGAGACGAGGATTGCCTCTCAGACATTCAACTCCAAGGTCTACGCCTGCAACGGAGTCATCAAGCTGGTGGAAGGGGTCTCCGTCAGAAGGTCTTTCGTGAGGATCGGCGACGGCGACCCAGTCATGGCGGCGTGGCTCGCGGACAACCTAGCGGCCAGGCTCCCGACGACCGTCGTGGAGGTAGTGGACGAGTCAGGGACGTCTAGGAACTTGCGAGTGAAGGGTCTGCAGAAAGATCAGGGCTCGGTCGCGAAGATAGCGTTCCGCAAGGGCTCGCCCTTTACGCATGACGACCGGACCTCAAGAAGTCCCTGACGATTTCTTGGACCTCCTCGGCCGCGAAGTCGCCGCTCCTGACGTCTTTCCGCAGCCATGAAGGCATCAGCTCTCTGACGAGGTGAGCCTCAGGGGGAAGTCCCCCACTTTCAGGACGGCCGAGGGCAGCCTCCTCTCGTAGGTGATTGACCTCCATGCGGCAGTTGAGCACGCGTTCAGAGCGAAGGTCAGGTTCTGCAGCCAGACTCCGCCGTGCTCCTCGGCTATCCTCCTGATGAGGGAACCCCTGTCGATGTACCATCCACCCGCCCTTCCCATCGCCGCTTCGACCTCCTGCTTGAGCGTCCGCAGCGAAGAGGCGGCCTCGTCCATCAGAAGGGTGTCCGCTTCGCTGATTGCAGCCTTGCCGTTATCTTTGCCGGTGACGCTTGGGCCGCTGTCTGAGGATTCTGTATTAGCGACTCCAGCTGCTTGACCGTCTGGTCGATCTGATCTCTCGGACGTCTCAACTCTTCGAGCGTGAACTTGACAGCTTCTTCGTTCACTTCCTCTTCGGTCATACCCGCTTCATCACGTCCACCGCCAACCTTTCAGTTTTACTTTCCACCTGTGGGCGCGGAGGGATGGTTGGAACCATGCCTGACGAACCGATCTTCCTTCCCTCCCTCCTGCTCGAAGGTGCTTACCCCAACATAGTCGTAGGCTGTAGTAACCTAATGGCTTTCTACACCCTGCCAACCAGTAGTTGAGAGCTAGGTCGCCGCGATAATAGTGGGCGCGACCCCTGCCACCCTCGATGCTTATCTAAGGCGAGAAACCACTTGGCATGAATGAATTACACCGAACCATACATCCCGACTCCGGAAGACATCATACCGAAGATGCTCACCTTGGCTTCTGTGATGCCAGATGAGACGGTGTTCGATCTCGGCTCGGGCGACGGCAGAATGGTGATAGCAGCGGCCAAGGACTTTCATGCCAGAGTGGTGGGGGTGGAGGTTCGGAGGCGCCTCGTGAAAGAATGCCGCAGAAAGGTGAAGGAGATGGGACTGTCCCGTCAGATCATGATATCGTGTCGCAGCTTCAAGAAGGTAAGCTTGAGAAAGGCCGACGTCCTTGCCATGTATCTTTCGAGCTATACCTTGAACTTGATGGCGCCCAAGTTCATGAAAGAACTGAGGCCTGGTGTCAGAATCGTAAATTTTGACTACCCGATTCCAGGTTGGACGCCTGCGCGTGAGATAGAGGTCACGCCTGCGGGCTGGAGGAAGCCTCATCCGATATACCTGTACGTGATGTGAACCGGACCGACCCGTCAGTCCTTGAGTGCCGGATGCAGCCAGCTCAGTGGCGGGTGGCCGAGCGCGGGCATCGGGAAATAGGTGAGGACACGAGTTGGACCTGAAGTTGTGCGTCCTCCCTATTTTACCGGCAAATTCAGGCGAGAATCCCATCCTCACTTTTAGGTTAAAAGCTGGAGTTTAAGGAAATTATCGTTCCCTTCTAAGGGGGCGCATTTCTGGTCAGCTACTACAAACCCAGCATTTTGTTAGAAGTGGGAGTTGTTGTCCTGGTGTGCAATTCGAAATGCTGACCTAGCGCAGGCAAGCCGCGATTCCCAAGTGATTCTAATAACTCTTCGGCGTTTGAGGATCATTTGAGATGCGCCTCATCTACCAATCAAGCCTTGCATGACCCGGCATGTTATCGGACCATTCCCGCCGCCATTAATGTCCTATATAGGCTGTCGAATCTTCACGCCTCCTCAATGCCCCAAACGAAGGCGATAGTAAGCATTGAGAACGTTGTCGCCTCTGCCTCGATAAATCAGAGGGTCGACCTCAACCTGATAACCAAGAACTTTGTCGACGTCGAGTATCATCCCGACCAATTCCCTGGACTGGTCTTCAGGCTGAAGAGCCCAAAGACGGCTACCCTGATCTTCAGCTCGGGGAAGATGGTCTGTACTGGCGCGAAATCGGAGGAGCAGTCAAGAAAGGCCGTGCAGGAGGTCGTCAGGAGGTTGAAGAAGGGGGGCATCCCCATCAAGAACGAGGCAGAGATAGTGATACAGAACATGGTGGCATCGGTGGACCTTGGAAGAAAGATTCACCTTGAGGAAGCGGCTAGACAGTTACCAAAATCGATGTACGAGCCGGAGCAGTTCCCCGGTCTCATACACAGAATGGCCGACCCGAAAACGGTGTTCTTGGTGTTCTCGTCGGGAAAGCTTGTCTGCACCGGAGCGAAGAAGGAGAGCGAGGTTTACAGGGCCGTGAACAACCTGCACGTGATGCTCGAGGAAAAAGGGCTCATGGTTTACTGACCCTTCCCGCGACCAACCTGACTGATGATGGCCTTCCTCTCTTCGACACCAATCGTCTCCTTGAAGTAGAGGATTTCGGTAACTTCAAGAATGTCAGTCAGCGAGTGAAGCGAGACGCCATTTCTCCAAGATTTTTTCATCTTTTCTGGCGCCCTCGAGTCTGTCGATCAGGACGATAGTATCCTCCACCTCGCCTCCCTCCGACCTAATCGCGCTTATCGCGGCGGTCGTCGAGCCTCCCGTTGCGATCACGTCATCGATCACCACGACGTTCCGGCCAGGTTTGATTATGCCGTCTTTGGTCTTCTGTCGCCCCTCGTCCTTGGTCTCCTTCCTGACGTAGATCATCGGCATTTTGTGGCCGATGCAACGCTCTAAAAGAGAATGGAGCAGGGAGAAGGCAGAGTCATCACACTACGATTACGAGCTTGGTCTTGACGCTGGGCTGAAAAGAATGAGTAAGGCGCTCTAAGTAGTCAGAATGATCTCTACCTTCACGTCCTCGGGAATCTCCAACCTCGTGATCTGCCTCAACGTCCTGTCGTCCGGCTGGACGTCGAGAATCCTCCTGTGAATCCTTAGCTGCCAGTGGTCGAAGGTGTGTGTGCCCTCTCCGGTCGGCGCCTTGCGGGTGGTGATCCTGAGCCTCTTAGTCGGAAGAGGCTGCGGGCCCTTTACCCTGACGCCCGTCTTTTCTGCGATCTCCCTGATGCTCTTCGCCACCCTCTCGAGCTGCTCCAGGTTCGCGCTCGTGAGCTTGATTCGGGCGTACTTCGGCGTTATTCTTCGTGGGCCGCTTCTTGACTGGATACTTAGGGATTCACTTACAGAAAACTGCTAATTCTTCTGTCATGCCGGAGGTATCCATCAATGTGGCTGCAGAAAAGGTGGTAGTTGCAAAGTGGAAGCTAGATGTCCAAGTGAAGAAGCAGGCGTCTCCAGATGATGGGTGAATCTAGTTGAAAACATCACGATGGAAACTGAAGCTGGGCGGTCACGCTGACGAGGTATGTCCCAGTGGTTCTGGTCGACCTCGGAACCAGGGACGTGCAAAGCCCGCCCTCTGGTGAACGCCACTCTCTACTGCGTCATCCCCTGCCCAGAGTCTGTTCCTTGGCCAAGACGACGGTCCCCTGGGGAACGCCGGTTTGCGCCAGCTCGTCCGCCGCTCGCCGTGTCGAATCAACTTTCTCCACCTTCCTGTCGTTCACAACGGGCCCATTCTCGACAAGAAGGTTCTTCTGGTAAGGGTCTCTAGGGTGTCTCTGCCCGCGACCTCTTCTCTTCGGCCGGCCATCGAATCGGCGTACTTTGAAGGCCGTAAGTTCTACGTGCTTCCTCTAGGAAAGATTGTCCTTGAACTAGTGCCGTACTCAGCTTGATGAACAAGTACATTCACCGGTGTAATTATTACAACCAATACAAACCAAAACAGGGCTTCCTTCAGTTCTCATCTCCACCGCTTTTTTTCTACATTTACTACAAAGAACCAACTCTACCACGCACCGCTTTACTGCCTTACCTGTAGAAAGGCACCCCGACCTACATCGCGAGTGTACGCCTCGAGAACCTTAAGCTGGACCTGCTGCTGGCTCGCGCCTTTATCACTGTCAGACAATCCTTATCTTCCTGTACCAATCATGAGTCGTCTCCATCAGATAGGTGTTGCTATGGTGGGCTTGCGAGTGCTAGCCTAGATGACATCTTTCATCGGTGCTAACTTGACGGACGTTCTAACTTAGTCCTAACCTTCGTGTCATGCTTAAACGTCTTTAGAAATTCAACCAGGTCAACGAAATCTGGGTTGTCATCTGCTTTGCGAAGTCGCACGCGGATGTCTTCCTTTCCCAAGTTCACCATGAACTCAGATTGATATGGAATCTTGGTGAAGAGAACAGCGGAGTAGTGTACCCTTCCCTTGAGCTCTTCTCGCACGATATCCTCCGTGTCTGGGAAATGTAATATTGTAAAGGCTATTCCGTCGATCCAATTGACGGTAGGGATGACTGGAATTTCTTTCGTCAGTATTTGCTTCACGACGTCTTCAAAGAAGATTATCTTGTTGTCGGACTCCAAGACTTGATGAATGACGACTTCCTCTGTCGGCATGTATGTAATCTTAGCCAAGTCTAACGTCCTCTCCTAACAGAACGAATTCTTGTCACTCTGAATTAAGGCTATCTGCTTATTCAGGAGACCAATCTATCTGAAAGACATAATTATGGCGCGACGACCTCGTTTCCGAAGTTGTCCGATTACGCGACAGAAGAAGAGAAACTGAGGAAGCTGTACGACCAAGCGCGCGCGCAAGGAAATAAGAAGAAGAAGAAGGAGTACAAGGAAAAGATTGCCGAACTGAACCGACTCCGCAAGTCCGTTCGGCGAGAAAGCAATAGGTCGAAAAGCTAGGGATTCGAACCTTCTAGTCTAGTCCTACTAGACCATGGGTCGCCTGCAGTACATGTTCACCACTCGCAGAGCGAGCCAAGGCTCAACACCGACGCGCATTTGCTACCGACGTTTCTGGATTGGAATTTGAGACTAGGCGCCCCGGCCGGGCCTTGTCAGTCTGTGTAGGCTCCCCTATGTGTGAGTGGAACCCGCGGGCGCAGCGGGTCTGACGGGAGTCGACAGGAAACCGTGCCAGAGAAGTAGACGAACTCATGCTTGTTGAATCGCGTAGGCGCAAACAAAGCGAGCACCCGCCCTGGGAAACCCATCTAAGAAGCGGACAGAAGCTCCGACAGCCTCTGAGTGAGCCTGCGCCGTACAGCCTTCCGTCGCTGTGACTTGCCCGCTATAGGTCGCCGCAACCGTTCCTGCAGCTCCCTGACCTCGGCAGCTCTAGACACGTCAGCCTCCTCGCTCTCCACCTTCACCTCGCGCTCCTGCTTGCGCATCAGCTTCCGACGCTCCCTGGAGTTGGGGAAAACCCACTCGTCGTGCAGCCGGCCGTTCTTATTAGCCCTTCGCAGGAACTCGTCTCCGTTCCTCTCCCAGTACTCGTTCCCATAGCGCTCATGGACACGGCTCTCGATGCCCATTAATGATGCCTCCGGTCAAGGCGAAGAGCAAGGACGATCCGAGCTCCTCACTCAGATGCAGCCAGCGGATCCGGAATCCATCCTCCCGGAGGGCCACGTCACGACGTAGCTGGATGGTCGACCACAATTGACACAAGGTCGTTGCTCCCCCGTCCAGATGAAAAGATGACATGGTTTGTCACGCTCTGGTTCGATTTGTCCCCTTCAGACCCTTTGTCCCCGCAATCAACGATGAATGGGGATTGCCAGTTGAAAAGAATTTAAGCAACGTCGAAGGTTACAATCACATGGCGAAATTGAAGAAGGTCAAGAAGAAGGCTACTAAAGGAAAGGCAACAAGGAAGGCGGCTCCTGCTACTCCTCAACCTGCAACCAAATAAAGCGCCCTTCAGGCGAGCACAACGACATCCCAGGGTTGAGAGCGGGCTGGTCCGCCTCCTACTTTTGTTACGTAGGAGATCATTACTCTCAGTCACCGCATTCCCCTCCTCGTGAGCCCAAAAACTCGGGGCGGTTAATACCTTCGTCAAAGTGCAAACTCGCGAATGGCATGATTAATGGGGCTGCTAAAGGTTACCAGCTTCGATCCGCCTCAGAGCTACTTGGCAACTCTTTCTACGCGGAACCTCTCGGTTCCCTCACGGGGCCTGGCTCGTTGAGCTTATAGCCATCTACCCGCCACATCGAGAAAGGGCATTCAGAGGGGATGAATGTGAGCGTCAAGAAGGAACGGCGGAAACAAAACAAGGCTACTGACGACTTGAGGGAAGAGGTCGAAATGCTCAACATCATGCTCTCATCATTGGTTGATGTTCTCGAAGAGAACCGAATCGTTGGCCATAAGGAATGGGAGAACAGAATAAAGGAAAGGCCGAGTTCGAAGTAAAGGGCGTGTCCTTGTCTGCGTCCCCGTACCTCACGTACTTCATGAAGCGCTTGATCACCATCTTGAAGTCGGCCACCGTCTCGGCCGAGTAGTGGCACCTGGTTTCGCCGTACGTTCAAAACAGGAGGAACGTCTGAAGGCGCAAGCCAATTCGCCGTCAGTCAAGAGAAACGTGTCGGCAGGAGTGCCGTGCCCTGGCTGCCTGTACCACGAATTGAAGCAGGGGCTCATCACATTGCGAGGGGGCCAGTAGAAGAAATTGGGGGCCTAACTAGAACTTAACAGTAGATTCTACTTAGGGGCATACCTTGTGATAACTTTTCTTCATTAGAAATCCTTTCCTTACTTCCTGACCCGCAGGAATTTCTTTACCACATTTTGCACAGTTGACCATCGCAATCGTCTCGGGTGACGAAGTTGCTTGTATTAAATCTGCTCATTAGCGCCTAATCGAGCTCTTTCGAGGCTTTAGCTCCTTATCGCCTAAACTTTGGCAGATTTCGCTTTAGCTACTGCTGAACCTCTTTTGTCCTGCCGTCTGATTGTCCGATGCCCCTTTACCCCTGCTCATGACACCCACAGTTGAATATCCGACCGAGGCAACATCGTCTCTTCCCGCATTCAAGGACGTGTTCAGCGGGCCTCAGATGGAGAACTTCATCAGCTACTTCACGGAGGCTTGATTCAGGTAGGCGTCGAAGTTCTTCAGG
This region includes:
- a CDS encoding ATP-binding protein is translated as MLFDQRPKDNKRDLYDTEEELKSLISALKKGVPLVTIIGLRRTGKTSLLLTALNQTAQPSIVLDMRALASKPYATKKDLIQEIERTLNEFYKAHLSSGRRLFNWLKRVQGVGVSNVGLSISWGGKEPAQLSTLFDELNAWAKHEKTRMIISFDEAQELKKVAGVDMAKLIAHVYDYCRNITVVLTGSAVGLLYDFIGSQDAKAPLYGRHITEIRLHRLPEGMARDFLMRGFKQAKMKIEEGVMDAAVKKLDGIIGWLTLFGITSIKAGAMSESAIDQTVEVGKSLVRQEFRNFLKGREVGTQRYEAIIRHLARAQSSSWSTTKGAMEAAEGRTINDRNITELLTNLVKAGFVEKEGESYSLTDQMLAESFRQGE
- a CDS encoding winged helix-turn-helix domain-containing protein, which produces MRTTAGNARDKILEAAKSPRRWTDLLRATDVTPKRLLELLNDLSDKGLIAKDSEGRYVLTERGREAPSRERKKTHFETVLELASKCDPIQIDVKKYLIHLYPGLSWVTSSYNAEVSRWRRTGQWKKLGESFAELSHQSDALVQLDNDLHQFLGEVFGPGWRYEIRYRKGTGWSPLAGSEREAERLSKEGMELPEYDPELKYTPAGVGNYPEDYLMEATLKGWNDSVNHALKMYDGAMGVVGGLEAPKGEPFKDALRFMEVKSTLERTCEILRECLGALAGKKETQKKEGRTIANQSRS
- a CDS encoding Lrp/AsnC ligand binding domain-containing protein, producing MFVNIFVESPLMDEVVQALGKLDDLVALYEVTGEFDIVTLFSASDVEEFRDVLENKIMKIQGVKRTVSSMVLKVHKLPGR
- a CDS encoding methyltransferase domain-containing protein, which gives rise to MNYTEPYIPTPEDIIPKMLTLASVMPDETVFDLGSGDGRMVIAAAKDFHARVVGVEVRRRLVKECRRKVKEMGLSRQIMISCRSFKKVSLRKADVLAMYLSSYTLNLMAPKFMKELRPGVRIVNFDYPIPGWTPAREIEVTPAGWRKPHPIYLYVM
- a CDS encoding TATA-box-binding protein; translated protein: MPQTKAIVSIENVVASASINQRVDLNLITKNFVDVEYHPDQFPGLVFRLKSPKTATLIFSSGKMVCTGAKSEEQSRKAVQEVVRRLKKGGIPIKNEAEIVIQNMVASVDLGRKIHLEEAARQLPKSMYEPEQFPGLIHRMADPKTVFLVFSSGKLVCTGAKKESEVYRAVNNLHVMLEEKGLMVY
- the rpsJ gene encoding 30S ribosomal protein S10, with the translated sequence MAKSIREIAEKTGVRVKGPQPLPTKRLRITTRKAPTGEGTHTFDHWQLRIHRRILDVQPDDRTLRQITRLEIPEDVKVEIILTT